In Vigna angularis cultivar LongXiaoDou No.4 chromosome 8, ASM1680809v1, whole genome shotgun sequence, one DNA window encodes the following:
- the LOC108343910 gene encoding uncharacterized protein LOC108343910 isoform X2: MYFCNPRAVRFLMILHFIPCMCFVSSCCFIIMHHIHTSFSNVLILKEITGTYLTSYEMDVDTRSDATRHTDSSDLRKKYSLRTHVENLTGLINLGKRLKTIKRETFQRRYGNLLNLMEVEVQMPAITALAQYYDSPLRCFTFQDFQLAPTIEEFEHFLGLPLEGTTPYQHLEHHASIPTIAAIMKLHPKELEDRMMMRNQLHGLSQGYLEQYLHHLDDKEDWETFMDVLALTIYGIVLFPKIEEFVDYTAIDVFVASKTRSENPVTTVLADVYGTLSFCQERKGKKILCCLPALYTWMTARMFKEMVDVKSLSETLSHQRLKGKGGNDWARFLAGLSERSIKWRLPWLGNKRAIQHCGSFPNVPLIGARYCVNYNPLLVQRQFGHSMRGAPSSDYLATLFIYYEDGHFIEPLRKVKSAWENVVRAEKDLRDGVVDSRVSYHTWILERVKVVKLPFKPIKDQSASEGPSQAPESEEVQQLKAEMKKIEGEEC, from the coding sequence ATGTACTTCTGTAATCCTCGCGCTGTTcgttttttaatgatattacaTTTCATACCATGCATGTGCTTTGTTTCGTCATGTTGTTTTATtatcatgcatcatattcatacaTCATTTAGTAACGTGttaattttaaaggaaattACGGGTACCTACTTGACTTCATACGAGATGGATGTTGACACAAGGTCCGATGCTACACGGCACACCGACTCTTCCGATTTAAGAAAAAAGTATAGTCTAAGGACCCATGTTGAAAATTTGACCGGGCTGATAAACTTAGGCAAAAGGCTTAAGACTATAAAGAGAGAAACCTTTCAGAGAAGATAtggaaatttgttgaatttaatggAGGTTGAAGTACAAATGCCTGCTATCACAGCCTTGGCACAATATTATGATTCTCCGCTTCGATGTTTCACATTTCAAGACTTTCAGTTGGCGCCAACTATAGAGGAGTTCGAGCATTTCTTGGGTTTGCCACTGGAGGGCACCACTCCCTATCAACATTTAGAGCATCATGCCTCTATACCCACCATTGCTGCCATCATGAAACTACATCCCAAGGAGCTTGAAGATAGGATGATGATGAGGAATCAATTGCATGGGTTATCACAGGGATATCTAGAGCAGTATTTACATCACCTGGATGATAAAGAGGATTGGGAAACTTTCATGGATGTATTAGCCCTCACCATATATGGCATTGTCTTGTTTCCCAAAATAGAAGAATTCGTGGATTACACCGCAATAGACGTCTTCGTGGCGAGTAAAACCAGATCGGAGAATCCTGTAACAACAGTTCTTGCGGATGTTTATGGGACCTTGAGTTTTTGCcaggagagaaagggaaagaagattCTTTGTTGTTTACCGGCGTTGTATACATGGATGACAGCGCGCATGTTTAAGGAGATGGTCGACGTCAAGAGTCTATCAGAAACTTTGTCACACCAAAGGCTCAAAGGAAAGGGAGGAAACGATTGGGCCCGATTCCTTGCTGGCTTGAGCGAAAGAAGTATAAAATGGCGCCTTCCTTGGCTCGGAAATAAACGGGCTATACAACATTGTGGTAGCTTTCCTAATGTGCCTCTCATAGGGGCCCGGTACTGTGTCAATTACAACCCCCTTTTGGTGCAAAGACAATTCGGGCATTCCATGAGAGGGGCACCTTCATCAGATTACCTTGCTACCCTGTTCATTTATTACGAAGACGGACATTTCATCGAACCGTTAAGAAAGGTTAAAAGCGCGTGGGAAAATGTTGTTCGAGCAGAGAAGGACTTGAGGGATGGAGTAGTGGATAGCAGGGTTAGTTATCACACCTGGATTCTGGAGAGAGTGAAAGTAGTCAAGTTGCCTTTCAAGCCAATCAAGGATCAATCAGCTAGTGAAGGACCATCCCAAGCCCCAGAAAGTGAAGAGGTGCAACAATTGAAGGCtgagatgaaaaaaattgaaggtgAGGAATGCTAG
- the LOC108343910 gene encoding uncharacterized membrane protein At3g27390-like isoform X1: MEPPTGFWASIWNLVCFLPFFIGLWLLGNIKGVILCPLICLIMTIGNSTIICGLWPIHCIWTYYCVVRSEKLGPALKFVACTCLLPMVLILWPLVGIVGSVIGGAAYGFFAPIFATFEAVEGGKEYKLFHCFIDGTWTTITKTFDIVKDVKNECYDTYLSVMDDLFQPKDPDGNYYDIRLQYLPGAIVAMVLGVIVDTPVISTISVCKGPYMLFKGWNRLLHDLIGREGPFLETICVPFAGLAIILWPLAVAGAVLASVLASFFLGAYAGLITYQESSFLFGLRYIVAAVSLYDEYSNDILDMKDGSFFPRPQYRKKTELKPSSRTLLHSNSLTKTNSFTKTLSRAISLKNIPEFKPFELLDGLFKECHQLGESLISEGLITHEDIQEAKFGKRGRVIRIGLPAYCLLQALFRSVKENSSGILISEDTELTTSNKPKEQFFEWFLNPLLVIKEQIKAENLSVSEEDYFGKLVLFNGDPTRVEKSFIGRRVPESDRKRAELHALARRLQGITKFITRFPTYKRRFDVILNTLSDELAEKHGASKIIRSKSAFPRIISLRSFNCQTSKSNDSEQESEHTRDLETSL, encoded by the exons ATGGAACCTCCAACAGGATTTTGGGCTTCAATATGGAACTTGGTTtgctttcttcctttcttcatcGGTCTTTGGCTTCTTGGCAACATCAAAG GTGTCATTTTGTGCCCACTGATATGCTTAATAATGACAATTGGCAACTCAACTATCATATGTGGTCTTTGGCCGATACATTGTATTTGGACATATTACTGTGTAGTTAG ATCAGAAAAATTAGGACCTGCACTGAAGTTTGTTGCATGCACATGTCTACTACCAATGGTGTTGATTTTATGGCCATTGGTTGGCATTGTTGGAAGTGTTATAGGTGGAGCAGCCTATGGATTCTTTGCACCAATATTTGCTACTTTTGAAGCTGTAGAGGGAGGAAAAGAGTACAAACTTTTCCATTGTTTCATT GATGGAACATGGACCACTATAACAAAGACCTTTGATATTGTCAAAGATGTGAAAAATGAATGCTATGATACTTATTTATCTGTTATGGATGACCTCTTTCAACCAAAGGATCCAGATGGAAACTATTATGACATCAG GCTGCAATATCTTCCTGGAGCTATTGTGGCTATGGTTCTTGGGGTCATAGTTGACACACCAGTTATATCTACAATTTCTGTATGTAAAGGCCCTTACATGCTTTTTAAAGGGTGGAACCGTCTTTTACATGATCTTATAGGTCGTGAAGGCCCTTTCTTGGAGACAATATGTGTGCCTTTTGCAGGCCTTGCCATTATTTTGTGGCCACTGGCTGTTGCTGGGGCGGTTCTGGCATCTGTGTTAGCTAGTTTCTTTCTGGGTGCCTATGCAGGTCTTATCACTTATCAG GAGTCTTCTTTTTTGTTTGGCCTAAGGTACATTGTTGCAGCTGTGTCCCTTTATGATGAATACAGCAATGATATTCTTGACATGAAAGATGGATCCTTCTTCCCAAG GCCACAATATCGAAAAAAGACTGAATTGAAACCATCATCAAGGACACTTCTCCATTCAAATTCCCTCACAAAAACAAACTCCTTTACAAAGACACTCTCTCGTGCAATATCACTGAAAAATATACCCGAGTTCAAACCATTTGAG CTGTTGGATGGCTTGTTCAAAGAATGCCATCAACTTGGAGAATCACTGATTTCTGAAGGGCTAATAACACATGAAGACATACAAGAAGCAAAGTTTGGCAAAAGGGGTAGAGTCATTAGAATTGGTTTGCCAGCTTATTGCCTTCTCCAAGCTCTTTTTCGTTCTGTAAAAGAGAACTCCTCTGGTATATTGATAA GTGAGGATACTGAACTAACTACATCAAACAAACCGAAGGAACAGTTTTTTGAATGGTTCCTTAATCCCCTTTTGGTCATTAAAGAACAAATCAAAGCTGAAAATCTTAGTGTGTCAGAAGAGGACTACTTTGGCAAATTAGTCCTCTTCAATGGTGATCCCACCAGGGTAGAAAAATCATTTATTGGCCGCAGAGTCCCAGAATCTGATCGCAAACGTGCTGAACTTCATGCATTGGCAAGAAG ACTTCAAGGGATCACTAAATTCATCACAAGGTTCCCTACCTACAAGAGGCGTTTTGATGTTATCTTAAACACACTATCTGATGAGCTTGCTGAGAAGCATGGTGCTTCCAAAATAATCAGATCAAAAAGTGCTTTTCCTCGGATAATAAGTTTGAGATCCTTCAATTGCCAAACATCTAAATCAAATGATTCTGAACAGGAGTCTGAACATACAAGAGATTTGGAGACTTCATTATAG
- the LOC128193704 gene encoding uncharacterized protein LOC128193704: MDVDTRSDATRHTDSSDLRKKYSLRTHVENLTGLINLGKRLKTIKRETFQRRYGNLLNLMEVEVQMPAITALAQYYDSPLRCFTFQDFQLAPTIEEFEHFLGLPLEGTTPYQHLEHHASIPTIAAIMKLHPKELEDRMMMRNQLHGLSQGYLEQYLHHLDDKEDWETFMDVLALTIYGIVLFPKIEEFVDYTAIDVFVASKTRSENPVTTVLADVYGTLSFCQERKGKKILCCLPALYTWMTARMFKEMVDVKSLSETLSHQRLKGKGGNDWARFLAGLSERSIKWCLPWLGNKRAIQHCGSFPNVPLIGARYCVNYNPLLVQRQFGHSMRGAPSSDYLATLFIYYEDGHFIEPLRKVKSAWENVVRAEKDLRDGVVDSRVSYHTWILERVKVVKLSFKPIKDQSASEGPSQAPESEEVQQLKAEMKKIEGEEC, translated from the coding sequence ATGGATGTTGACACAAGGTCCGATGCTACACGGCACACCGACTCTTCCGATTTAAGAAAAAAGTATAGTCTAAGGACCCATGTTGAAAATTTGACCGGGCTGATAAACTTAGGCAAAAGGCTTAAGACTATAAAGAGAGAAACCTTTCAGAGAAGATAtggaaatttgttgaatttaatggAGGTTGAAGTACAAATGCCTGCTATCACAGCCTTGGCACAATATTATGATTCTCCGCTTCGATGTTTCACATTTCAAGACTTTCAGTTGGCGCCAACTATAGAGGAGTTCGAGCATTTCTTGGGTTTGCCACTGGAGGGCACCACTCCCTATCAACATTTAGAGCATCATGCCTCTATACCCACCATTGCTGCCATCATGAAACTACATCCCAAGGAGCTTGAAGATAGGATGATGATGAGGAATCAATTGCATGGGTTATCACAGGGATATCTAGAGCAGTATTTACATCACCTGGATGATAAAGAGGATTGGGAAACTTTCATGGATGTATTAGCCCTCACCATATATGGCATTGTCTTGTTTCCCAAAATAGAAGAATTCGTGGATTACACCGCAATAGACGTCTTCGTGGCGAGTAAAACCAGATCGGAGAATCCTGTAACAACAGTTCTTGCGGATGTTTATGGGACCTTGAGTTTTTGCcaggagagaaagggaaagaagattCTTTGTTGTTTACCGGCGTTGTATACATGGATGACAGCGCGCATGTTTAAGGAGATGGTCGACGTCAAGAGTCTATCGGAAACTTTGTCACACCAAAGGCTCAAAGGAAAGGGAGGAAACGATTGGGCCCGATTCCTTGCTGGCTTGAGCGAAAGAAGTATAAAATGGTGCCTTCCTTGGCTCGGAAATAAACGGGCTATACAACATTGTGGTAGCTTTCCTAATGTGCCTCTCATAGGGGCCCGGTACTGTGTCAATTACAACCCCCTTTTGGTGCAAAGACAATTCGGGCATTCCATGAGAGGGGCACCTTCATCAGATTACCTTGCTACCCTGTTCATTTATTACGAAGACGGACATTTCATCGAACCGTTAAGAAAGGTTAAAAGCGCGTGGGAAAATGTTGTTCGAGCAGAGAAGGACTTGAGGGATGGAGTAGTGGATAGCAGGGTTAGTTATCACACCTGGATTCTGGAGAGAGTGAAAGTAGTCAAGTTGTCTTTCAAGCCAATCAAGGATCAATCAGCTAGTGAAGGACCATCCCAAGCCCCAGAAAGTGAAGAGGTGCAACAATTGAAGGCtgagatgaaaaaaattgaaggtgAGGAATGCTAG
- the LOC108343911 gene encoding early nodulin-like protein 1 — MIENNCNHPLLPFLVQLTQNQLRHSLDLHLYIRNPFFHISYYTKVCYFYHKLLHSLSYCLILSMATSCSTSLLVFLFAIFSTLTCCSVASNEFQVGDSNGWAVPPQNDTNFYNEWASHNRFHAGDTLWFKYKKDSVMEVDEGDYTHCNATHPKLFSNSGNTKLKLGHPGTFYFMSGASGHCEVGQKMIVRVMVDESLPQHAKSSGYHIAISPTGLSQVLFFQFLLASFLGSLSN; from the exons ATGATTGAAAATAACTGTAATCACCCACTACTCCCATTTCTCGTCCAACTCACTCAAAACCAACTTCGCCACTCTCTCGATCTACATCTATATATAAGAAACCCTTTTTTCCACATTTCCTACTACACCAAAGTGTGCTATTTCTACCACAAACTTCTGCATTCACTCTCCTATTGCCTCATACTATCAATGGCTACTTCTTGTTCCACTTCCCTATTAGTGTTTCTCTTTGCCATTTTTTCCACTCTTACATGTTGCTCTGTGGCTTCCAATGAATTCCAAGTTGGTGACTCAAATGGGTGGGCTGTCCCTCCCCAAAATGACACCAACTTCTACAATGAATGGGCTTCCCACAACAGGTTCCACGCTGGTGACACCCTCT GGTTTAAGTACAAGAAGGATTCAGTGATGGAGGTGGATGAGGGGGATTACACACACTGCAATGCCACACACCCCAAACTCTTCTCCAACAGTGGCAACACCAAGTTGAAGCTTGGCCACCCAGGGACCTTCTACTTCATGAGCGGTGCTTCAGGGCACTGTGAGGTGGGACAGAAGATGATTGTGAGGGTCATGGTGGATGAGTCTCTTCCTCAACATGCCAAGTCTTCTGGCTACCATATTGCAATTTCTCCAACTGGGCTGTCTCAAGTGCTCTTCTTTCAGTTTCTTTTGGCATCTTTCTTAGGTAGTTTGAGTAATTAG
- the LOC128193705 gene encoding uncharacterized protein LOC128193705 has protein sequence MVAYAHDEELLIHVFQESLAGVALNWYTHLELTRIRCWADLADAFVKQYIYNTHVAPDRLQLQNMSKKDNETFKEYAQRWRELAAQVEPPLYDREMVAMFVNTLQPPFYEHMVGNVSSNFADIIVIGERIEIGLKNGKIAYGSSVVANSKHRRATDLKNGKVATTDEPYPIFPFSNLISIRSPITMISAKFEDTFPTICS, from the coding sequence ATGGTTGCGTATGCTCATGATGAGGAGCTACTCATTCACGTTTTTCAGGAAAGTTTGGCCGGGGTGGCATTAAACTGGTATACCCATTTGGAGCTGACTCGAATTCGTTGTTGGGCGGACTTGGCTGATGCTTTTGTGAAACAGTACATATACAATACACATGTTGCGCCAGATCGCTTACAGCTGCAAAACATGTCAAAGAAAGACAACGAAACTTTTAAGGAGTATGCTCAACGGTGGAGGGAATTGGCTGCACAGGTTGAGCCACCTTTGTATGATAGAGAAATGGTGGCAATGTTTGTAAATACGCTCCAACCACCATTTTATGAACATATGGTGGGAAATGTATCTTCAAATTTTGCTGATATCATCGTGATAGGCGAACGAATAGAGATCGGGTTGAAAAATGGGAAGATTGCATATGGCTCGTCGGTGGTTGCAAATTCCAAACACCGACGAGCCACCGACTTGAAAAATGGGAAGGTTGCAACCACCGACGAGCCATATCCAATCTTCCCATTTAGCAACCTGATCTCTATTCGTTCGCCTATCACGATGATATCAGCAAAATTTGAAGATACATTTCCCACCATATGTTCATAA